The proteins below come from a single Prolixibacter sp. NT017 genomic window:
- a CDS encoding YggS family pyridoxal phosphate-dependent enzyme: MSIAEQLTEIRKSLPENVKLVAVSKTKPNEDIMEAYQTGQRMFGENKVQELVAKYESLPKDIEWHMIGHLQRNKVKYIAPFVSLIHGVDSFRLLKAIDKEGRKADRVLRVLLQFHIAEEETKFGLDLKETEEMLNSQEFKNLQFVRIDGVMGMATFTEDIDQVRREFKSLSTIFGHLKKTYFNDAPNFSEISMGMSGDYKLAVEEGSTMVRIGSNIFGERNYQNN; the protein is encoded by the coding sequence ATGAGTATTGCTGAGCAGCTGACTGAAATTCGAAAATCGTTGCCGGAAAATGTCAAACTGGTGGCTGTTTCCAAAACCAAACCGAACGAAGACATAATGGAGGCCTACCAGACGGGACAACGGATGTTTGGAGAGAATAAAGTACAGGAACTTGTAGCGAAATACGAATCACTTCCCAAAGATATTGAATGGCACATGATAGGGCATCTGCAGCGCAACAAAGTAAAATACATTGCGCCTTTCGTGTCGCTCATCCATGGTGTCGACAGCTTTCGGTTATTGAAAGCTATCGATAAGGAAGGCCGGAAAGCGGATCGAGTGCTTCGTGTCCTTCTTCAGTTTCACATTGCCGAAGAAGAAACCAAGTTCGGTTTAGACCTGAAAGAAACCGAAGAGATGTTGAACTCACAGGAGTTTAAAAATCTACAATTTGTGAGGATAGACGGTGTGATGGGAATGGCTACTTTTACCGAGGATATAGATCAGGTTCGCCGCGAATTTAAGAGCCTTTCGACTATCTTTGGACATCTGAAAAAAACGTATTTCAATGATGCGCCAAATTTCAGTGAAATTTCGATGGGAATGTCGGGCGATTACAAGTTAGCCGTTGAGGAGGGCAGTACCATGGTGCGTATTGGAAGCAATATTTTCGGCGAACGAAATTATCAGAATAACTGA
- a CDS encoding porin family protein: MKKLILLILSAFFVIQLQAQPNNYPNEVYLGVKGGTTFSRVRFYPTVKQVMLEGYSGGIVFRDISEPHVGLQVELNYSQRGWKEHTDAGVDYERQLDYFVLPMMTHVNIGNKGFRFFINLGPSVSYLYTDKETFNPPADATYTPNDYYGKPVDTGFDFQFVGGLGFEWRFKNGNGLMLDSRLYYSLPSLFDPKKSAYDASQLQTIEVTMAYLFRLNKHKKKKE; the protein is encoded by the coding sequence ATGAAAAAGCTGATTCTCCTGATTTTGAGTGCGTTTTTTGTGATTCAACTTCAGGCTCAACCCAATAATTACCCGAATGAAGTTTACCTCGGTGTGAAAGGTGGTACTACCTTTTCGCGCGTACGGTTTTACCCTACCGTGAAACAGGTGATGCTGGAAGGTTATTCCGGTGGTATTGTTTTTCGTGATATTTCGGAGCCTCATGTCGGGCTTCAGGTGGAGCTGAACTATTCGCAGCGTGGTTGGAAAGAACATACCGATGCCGGTGTCGATTACGAGCGACAGCTTGATTATTTTGTGTTGCCCATGATGACTCACGTGAATATTGGCAACAAAGGCTTCCGTTTTTTTATCAACCTCGGTCCATCGGTTTCCTATTTGTACACTGACAAAGAGACATTCAATCCGCCTGCTGATGCCACTTACACTCCGAACGATTACTACGGAAAGCCCGTCGATACCGGCTTCGACTTTCAGTTTGTCGGTGGACTTGGATTCGAATGGCGGTTTAAAAACGGCAACGGCCTGATGCTGGACAGCCGTTTGTATTACAGTTTACCGAGTTTGTTCGATCCGAAAAAATCGGCTTACGATGCATCGCAATTGCAGACCATTGAAGTAACCATGGCTTACCTTTTCCGGTTAAACAAGCACAAGAAAAAGAAGGAATAA
- a CDS encoding DUF1015 domain-containing protein yields the protein MAVLKPFKGLRPPRELAQKVASRPYDVLNSEEARKEAEGNPQSLLHIIKPEIDFPAGTDEHTEPVYDKAVENFHLFKEKGWLVQDEKDKLYIYAQTMNGRTQYGIVGAASVDDYMNGVIKKHELTRKDKEEDRMKHVRNTNANVEPVFFTFTAVQELDDIVAKIVKENEPEYDFVAEDGFGHHFWVIDDEATINRIVELFAEIPATYVADGHHRTAAAALVGNEKRQNNPNHTGNEEYNFFLAVHFPDNQLQIIDYNRVVKDLNGLTEAELLAKLKEDFEVAEMGTDIFKPEELHTFSMYLDGKWYKLVARSGRYDDNDPIGVLDVTILSDLVLDKILGIKDLRTDKRIDFVGGIRGLGELKRRVDSGEMKAAFALYPVSMQQLIDIADTGNIMPPKTTWFEPKLRSGLVIHELD from the coding sequence ATGGCTGTTTTAAAACCTTTTAAAGGACTGCGTCCGCCCCGGGAACTGGCTCAAAAAGTAGCTTCCCGTCCGTACGATGTGTTGAATTCGGAAGAAGCCCGAAAAGAAGCCGAGGGAAATCCTCAGTCGCTGTTGCACATCATTAAACCTGAGATTGATTTTCCGGCAGGAACCGATGAACATACGGAGCCGGTTTACGATAAAGCTGTCGAAAACTTCCATCTTTTTAAAGAAAAAGGATGGCTGGTACAAGACGAAAAAGATAAGCTGTACATCTATGCGCAGACCATGAATGGCCGTACGCAATACGGAATTGTTGGTGCGGCGTCGGTTGATGATTACATGAATGGTGTTATCAAGAAACACGAGCTTACGCGGAAAGACAAAGAAGAAGACCGGATGAAGCACGTTCGCAACACTAACGCCAACGTGGAACCGGTATTCTTTACCTTCACGGCCGTTCAGGAACTGGATGATATCGTAGCCAAAATTGTTAAGGAAAACGAGCCTGAGTACGATTTCGTGGCAGAAGACGGATTCGGACACCATTTCTGGGTGATTGATGATGAAGCAACCATCAACCGGATTGTAGAGCTATTTGCTGAAATTCCGGCAACTTATGTAGCCGACGGTCACCACCGGACGGCAGCTGCAGCGCTGGTAGGAAACGAAAAACGGCAGAATAATCCGAACCATACCGGTAATGAAGAGTATAACTTTTTCCTGGCCGTTCATTTCCCCGACAATCAACTTCAGATTATCGACTACAACCGTGTCGTGAAAGATCTGAATGGCTTGACGGAAGCGGAATTGCTGGCGAAACTGAAAGAAGATTTCGAGGTGGCAGAAATGGGAACTGATATTTTCAAACCGGAAGAACTGCATACTTTCAGTATGTATTTGGATGGAAAATGGTATAAACTGGTAGCTCGTTCCGGACGCTATGACGACAATGATCCGATTGGTGTGCTGGACGTTACCATTTTGTCGGATTTGGTTCTCGACAAGATTTTGGGAATTAAAGATCTGCGTACCGATAAGCGCATCGATTTTGTCGGCGGAATTCGTGGATTAGGTGAGCTGAAACGTCGCGTTGATTCGGGCGAAATGAAAGCGGCTTTTGCCCTGTATCCGGTTTCCATGCAGCAGTTGATTGATATTGCTGATACCGGAAATATCATGCCTCCGAAGACAACCTGGTTCGAACCGAAGCTGCGTTCAGGCCTGGTAATTCACGAGCTGGATTAA
- a CDS encoding NAD(P)-dependent oxidoreductase, translating into MKKVLVATVKPFASEAIDQMKAIVEAAGFEWQLLEKYSDKAELLAAVADANALIVRSDKCDAEVLNAASGLEIVVRAGAGYDNIDIEAASQKGVVVMNTPGQNSNAVAELTFGLLLNLVRNGFNGTAGTELFGKTFGIMGYGNIGLHLHRIAKGFGMDVTGCSPTLSPEQAKEQGIHYADGPIDLFSSSQIISLNIPSNHETRGIINHHLMMMMPKGALLVNTARKEIIKEDDLEKVLEEREDFCYAADVAPDNRNILEQRFPGRVLFTAKKMGAQTAEANINAGTAAASQIVGFFQKGDTTFKVN; encoded by the coding sequence ATGAAAAAAGTATTGGTAGCAACTGTTAAACCCTTTGCCAGTGAGGCGATTGATCAGATGAAGGCGATTGTTGAAGCAGCAGGGTTTGAATGGCAGTTGCTGGAAAAATATTCGGATAAAGCAGAACTTTTAGCGGCAGTGGCTGATGCGAACGCTTTAATCGTCAGGAGTGACAAGTGCGACGCAGAGGTGCTGAATGCTGCTTCCGGGTTGGAGATTGTGGTTCGTGCCGGAGCCGGTTATGATAACATCGATATTGAAGCGGCAAGCCAAAAGGGAGTTGTTGTGATGAATACTCCCGGACAGAATTCAAATGCAGTAGCCGAGCTTACATTTGGTCTGTTGCTGAATCTGGTCAGGAACGGTTTTAACGGAACAGCCGGCACCGAGCTTTTTGGAAAGACATTTGGTATCATGGGATACGGTAATATAGGGCTGCATTTGCACCGCATCGCCAAAGGTTTTGGTATGGATGTGACAGGCTGCAGCCCGACCTTGAGCCCGGAACAAGCTAAAGAACAAGGCATCCATTACGCTGATGGGCCGATAGATTTGTTTTCTTCGTCCCAAATCATTTCGCTGAATATTCCCAGCAATCACGAAACACGTGGAATTATTAATCATCATTTGATGATGATGATGCCTAAAGGAGCTCTTCTGGTCAACACGGCGCGGAAAGAGATCATCAAAGAAGATGATTTGGAGAAAGTTTTGGAAGAGCGCGAAGACTTCTGTTATGCTGCCGATGTAGCCCCGGATAATCGGAACATATTGGAACAACGTTTCCCCGGAAGGGTGTTGTTCACAGCCAAAAAAATGGGTGCGCAAACGGCCGAAGCTAACATCAATGCCGGGACAGCTGCTGCATCGCAGATTGTAGGCTTTTTTCAAAAAGGAGATACAACTTTCAAGGTGAACTGA
- the serC gene encoding 3-phosphoserine/phosphohydroxythreonine transaminase, which produces MKTHNFYAGPSILPEFTKERTAEAVMNFAGTGLSVMEVSHRSKEFVAVMDEARDLVKELLEVPADYEVLFLQGGASTQFYMVPFNLMKTKAAYLNTGTWASKAIKEAKLYGEVIEVASSKDKNFNYIPRGYEVPSDVDYLHITTNNTIFGTEILEDLDVPARIVADMSSDIFSRPIDIKKYDVIYAGAQKNLAPSGVTLVIIKKDILGKVDRPIPTMIDYRTHIDKESMFNTPPTVPVFAALMTLRWLKENGGIKEMEKKNIAKAKLLYDELDRNKMFVPNIPNPEDRSRMNVTFVMAPGYEEFEKEFLEIAAAHNIVGIKGHRSVGGFRASIYNAMPIESVGVLVEAMKEFEAKH; this is translated from the coding sequence ATGAAAACGCATAATTTTTACGCAGGACCTTCCATCCTGCCCGAATTCACAAAAGAACGGACAGCCGAAGCCGTAATGAATTTTGCCGGAACCGGATTATCGGTAATGGAAGTCTCGCACCGTAGCAAAGAGTTCGTTGCGGTAATGGATGAAGCAAGGGACCTCGTGAAAGAACTTCTGGAGGTGCCGGCAGATTACGAAGTTTTGTTCCTTCAGGGAGGAGCCAGCACGCAGTTTTACATGGTTCCGTTTAACCTGATGAAAACCAAAGCTGCTTATCTGAATACCGGAACCTGGGCTTCCAAAGCCATCAAAGAGGCGAAACTTTACGGAGAGGTTATTGAAGTAGCATCGTCAAAAGACAAGAATTTCAACTACATCCCTCGCGGTTACGAAGTGCCTTCGGATGTTGATTATCTCCATATTACCACCAATAACACCATTTTCGGTACCGAAATTTTGGAAGACCTCGATGTTCCGGCTCGTATTGTTGCCGACATGTCTTCAGATATTTTCAGCCGTCCGATTGACATCAAGAAATACGATGTGATTTACGCCGGTGCGCAGAAAAACCTGGCTCCGTCCGGAGTTACCCTGGTGATTATCAAGAAAGATATTCTGGGTAAAGTTGATCGTCCGATTCCTACGATGATCGATTATCGTACGCACATCGACAAGGAATCGATGTTCAATACGCCTCCGACAGTTCCGGTATTTGCAGCATTGATGACGCTTCGCTGGCTGAAAGAAAATGGTGGCATTAAGGAAATGGAGAAGAAAAACATCGCGAAAGCCAAGTTGCTGTACGATGAATTGGATCGCAACAAGATGTTTGTTCCGAATATTCCAAATCCGGAAGACCGTTCTCGTATGAACGTGACCTTCGTGATGGCACCCGGATATGAGGAATTTGAGAAGGAATTTCTTGAAATTGCAGCAGCTCACAATATTGTTGGTATCAAAGGCCACCGTAGTGTTGGTGGATTCAGAGCTTCGATATACAATGCCATGCCGATTGAAAGCGTGGGAGTATTGGTTGAGGCGATGAAAGAATTTGAAGCCAAACACTGA
- the gcvT gene encoding glycine cleavage system aminomethyltransferase GcvT has product MKRTAFFDIHNSNGAKIVEFAGFEMPIEYSGIKDEHMTVRNGVGVFDVSHMGEFWVTGPQALAFIQKVTSNDASKLAPGQAQYSCLPNGKGGIVDDLLVYCFEPEKYLLVVNAANIDKDWQWLVSQNTEEAEMLNASDEISQLAIQGPKATGILQKLTNVDLSSIKFYTFTVGEFAGVPDVIISATGYTGAGGFELYFNNKDAEAIWNAIFEAGKEEGIKPIGLGARDTLRLEMGYCLYGNDIDDTTSPIEAGLGWITKFTDEKNFIDKDVLIRQKEEGVTRRLRGFEMIDRGIPRHGYEIVNEDDEVIGEVTSGSMSPVRGIGIGMGYVKTGYTKFGTEIFIRVRNKKLKAKVVKLPFI; this is encoded by the coding sequence ATGAAAAGAACCGCTTTTTTCGACATTCATAACAGCAACGGGGCTAAAATAGTTGAGTTTGCTGGTTTCGAAATGCCAATTGAATATTCCGGAATTAAGGACGAACACATGACCGTGCGCAATGGCGTGGGCGTTTTCGACGTGTCGCACATGGGCGAATTTTGGGTAACCGGTCCACAGGCGTTGGCTTTTATCCAGAAGGTAACCTCCAACGATGCATCGAAATTAGCACCCGGACAGGCACAGTATTCTTGTTTACCTAACGGGAAAGGCGGCATTGTGGACGATTTACTGGTTTATTGTTTCGAGCCGGAGAAATACCTGCTGGTAGTTAACGCAGCCAACATCGACAAGGACTGGCAGTGGTTGGTTAGCCAAAACACAGAAGAGGCAGAGATGCTGAATGCGTCCGACGAAATTAGTCAGTTGGCTATCCAGGGACCGAAAGCAACCGGTATTCTCCAGAAACTGACAAACGTTGATTTATCATCCATCAAATTTTACACCTTCACGGTAGGCGAATTTGCCGGAGTTCCTGATGTGATTATTTCCGCAACCGGTTATACCGGGGCCGGAGGTTTCGAGCTTTATTTCAATAACAAGGATGCTGAAGCTATCTGGAACGCTATTTTCGAGGCCGGTAAAGAAGAAGGTATCAAACCCATCGGTCTGGGCGCACGCGATACGCTTCGTCTGGAAATGGGATACTGCTTATACGGAAACGACATCGACGATACCACATCGCCTATCGAAGCAGGATTAGGCTGGATTACGAAATTCACCGACGAGAAGAATTTCATCGATAAAGATGTGTTGATCCGCCAGAAAGAAGAAGGTGTGACCCGTCGTTTGCGCGGATTTGAAATGATCGATCGCGGTATTCCCCGGCATGGTTACGAAATCGTGAATGAAGACGACGAAGTAATTGGTGAAGTCACTTCCGGAAGTATGTCGCCGGTTCGTGGCATCGGTATCGGTATGGGATACGTAAAAACCGGTTATACCAAATTCGGAACGGAGATTTTTATCCGGGTGCGGAATAAGAAATTGAAAGCAAAAGTGGTCAAATTGCCATTTATTTAA
- a CDS encoding Hpt domain-containing protein, which produces MAYTDLNYLRNVTGGEPEIIREMIELFISQIPEFSENLNNYLAEKKYLELGKEAHKAKSSVLVVGMEQLGKDLKTLQLLTLDGKGEETYADYVKEFDKQCNAAVEELKLELEKL; this is translated from the coding sequence ATGGCATATACAGACCTGAATTACCTGCGTAATGTGACGGGTGGAGAACCCGAAATTATCCGAGAAATGATAGAATTATTTATCAGCCAGATTCCGGAGTTTTCCGAAAACCTGAATAACTATCTGGCTGAGAAAAAATATCTTGAATTGGGGAAAGAAGCTCACAAAGCCAAGTCTTCCGTTCTGGTGGTCGGAATGGAGCAGCTCGGAAAAGACCTGAAGACACTTCAGCTTCTGACACTTGACGGCAAAGGCGAAGAAACCTATGCTGACTACGTTAAAGAGTTCGACAAGCAATGCAACGCTGCCGTCGAGGAATTAAAACTGGAACTGGAAAAACTATAA
- a CDS encoding carboxylesterase: MKKRYIPFLVIAALVIVYLLGPVMPKPVLDNTLPKIPVSLDSVAWYVNKKESSVKTKPDNEARIIWASDSVHQKTDYVLLYLPGFSASYYEGYPVNADFAKRYGCNAYFARLAGHGLVTKEPLLDMTPDNLYETAKEALVIASRLGKKVIIMSTSTGGTLSLMLDANFPKMIDALILYSPNIKIRQKSAGLILSKPWGLQIARLVYGGKYRVTGDDPHSKIGQYWYTSYRAEATVYLQQLLDAGMKKSTFAKVKCPVFLGYYYKDEEHQDPTVDVGAELKMFSEIGTSSGEKVKKAFPEAGVHTIACKLTSGAVPQVEQATWHFADDVLHMTPVHP; this comes from the coding sequence ATGAAGAAAAGATACATTCCGTTTTTGGTTATCGCCGCTCTGGTGATTGTGTATTTGTTGGGGCCGGTGATGCCGAAACCGGTATTGGATAATACCTTGCCGAAGATTCCGGTTTCGCTGGATTCTGTCGCATGGTATGTGAATAAAAAGGAATCGTCGGTAAAGACGAAGCCCGACAACGAAGCCCGCATCATTTGGGCCAGCGATTCGGTACATCAAAAAACGGACTATGTACTGCTTTATCTTCCGGGATTTTCGGCCAGTTATTACGAAGGTTATCCGGTGAACGCCGATTTCGCGAAGCGATATGGTTGCAATGCCTATTTTGCCCGATTGGCGGGACATGGGCTGGTAACAAAAGAGCCGCTTCTGGATATGACGCCAGACAACCTGTACGAAACAGCGAAAGAAGCTTTGGTTATTGCCAGTCGGCTGGGAAAGAAGGTTATTATCATGAGCACATCTACCGGCGGAACCTTGAGTTTAATGCTGGATGCTAACTTTCCCAAAATGATCGATGCGCTGATTCTCTATTCGCCGAATATTAAAATACGCCAGAAATCAGCCGGCCTCATCTTATCGAAACCATGGGGACTGCAGATTGCACGTCTGGTTTATGGTGGAAAATACCGCGTTACCGGAGATGATCCGCATAGTAAAATTGGTCAATACTGGTACACGAGTTACCGGGCAGAGGCAACCGTTTATCTTCAGCAGCTGCTCGATGCCGGGATGAAAAAATCGACATTTGCTAAGGTAAAATGTCCGGTTTTTCTGGGCTATTATTACAAAGATGAGGAACACCAGGACCCAACGGTTGATGTAGGAGCTGAGCTGAAAATGTTTTCCGAAATCGGAACATCATCCGGTGAGAAAGTGAAGAAAGCATTTCCGGAAGCCGGCGTGCACACCATTGCATGCAAACTCACCTCGGGAGCTGTTCCGCAGGTTGAGCAAGCAACATGGCATTTTGCCGACGATGTATTACACATGACGCCGGTTCATCCGTAG
- a CDS encoding PEP/pyruvate-binding domain-containing protein, with protein MSKFDNISLSSIYKRRKTDRDIFQELMPTKVKEILLVATHYDAYSIVREGQFSDKIFGEYLQLNLYAAPRFTSVSNSEEALKVLNTRHFDMVIIMAGVDKEAPLRTAEDIHFVKARIPILLLVNNNSDLAYFYSAAEGVPAIDRVFVWNGNTNVFMAMIKYIEDKKNVARDTQLGNVRIILLVEDSVKYYSRYLPLLYTSVMTQTQSLVSDESTDELHMILKMRARPKLLLVSTYEDALEIINNYREYLLCVISDVKFAKNGVDDEDAGVELLKYVKRTLRFPIPILLQSHDITNAERAKDIGADFINKNSDSLALDISEFINYKLGFGDFVFRNGKGEKIAVARNLHEFEELIIKVPVESLVYHAKQNAFSTWLMARGEINMAEELLPYRVEDFDDPSRIRDLCLNVFAKVREKKNRGRIVNFDPQLVKGNRYIVRLGRGSLGGKGRGLAFISNLIENLDLKKLIPGINIRLPATAIIGAIEFDKFLELNNLYHVAYHHHDYNVIREKFLEAELSMTLKERLFQYIKRMDRPLAIRSSGLFEDSLLRPFSGVYSTYLIPNNHPDVDVRFEQLMTAVKLVYSSIFTPDAISYFEAINYKIEEEKMAVIIQEVVGHERNEKFYPTISGVAQSFNYYPYSYMEPEDGFAVAGIGLGMLVVGGEKAFRFCPKYPNLNNSSVHDMVRDSQREFYAIDMTRDSFDLTRDGEDAAITQYRMVEAEKDGVLTHCASTYDMENDYLIPGIDQKGPRVIDFANILKYDHLPLSDTLQLLLNLFKQAMGSPVELEYSMELENGEYGLPTFYLLQIKPLIRQEEEITIDLGAMDEENTLMVSHRGMGHGRIEEIHDVVYVDTDTFDRTETRAIAKEIQEVNNRLGKEGKKFVLIGPGRWGTRDPYTGIPVIWANINNARVIIEMGLPDFPLDASLGSHFFHNVTSMNVGYFSVPHKTKENFLNLDILKKQEVIWESNFVKHVRFKNELEILMNGRERTAIIRFKE; from the coding sequence ATGAGTAAGTTCGATAATATTTCACTCTCTTCCATTTACAAAAGAAGGAAAACCGACCGGGACATTTTTCAGGAATTAATGCCAACCAAAGTGAAGGAGATTCTTCTGGTGGCTACGCATTACGATGCATATTCGATTGTTCGTGAAGGACAATTTTCTGATAAAATCTTTGGTGAATACCTTCAGTTGAATTTGTACGCAGCACCCCGTTTTACTAGTGTTAGCAATTCAGAGGAGGCATTGAAGGTGCTGAACACGCGCCACTTCGATATGGTGATTATCATGGCGGGAGTAGACAAGGAAGCTCCGTTGCGCACAGCCGAGGATATCCACTTCGTGAAGGCCCGCATTCCGATTCTTCTTTTGGTTAACAACAACAGCGATTTGGCCTATTTCTATTCGGCTGCTGAGGGTGTCCCCGCTATCGACCGGGTTTTCGTGTGGAACGGGAACACCAACGTCTTTATGGCCATGATTAAATATATCGAGGACAAGAAGAATGTGGCGCGCGACACGCAACTGGGTAATGTCCGTATCATCTTGCTGGTGGAAGATTCGGTGAAGTATTATTCGCGGTACCTGCCATTGCTCTATACCAGTGTGATGACGCAAACGCAAAGCCTGGTATCGGATGAATCGACAGATGAATTGCACATGATTCTGAAAATGCGTGCTCGCCCGAAGTTATTGCTGGTGAGCACCTACGAAGATGCTTTGGAAATCATTAATAACTACCGTGAATACCTGCTTTGCGTTATTTCGGATGTGAAATTTGCGAAGAATGGGGTAGATGATGAAGATGCGGGAGTGGAGCTGTTGAAGTATGTGAAACGGACGCTCCGGTTCCCCATTCCCATTTTGTTACAGTCGCACGATATAACCAATGCAGAACGGGCGAAAGATATCGGAGCCGACTTCATCAATAAAAACTCTGACAGTCTGGCATTGGATATCAGTGAATTCATCAACTATAAATTGGGATTCGGTGATTTTGTCTTCCGTAACGGGAAAGGTGAAAAAATTGCTGTCGCACGAAATCTTCACGAATTTGAAGAGCTGATTATCAAGGTTCCGGTTGAGTCGTTGGTTTATCATGCAAAGCAGAATGCATTTTCAACCTGGCTGATGGCACGCGGTGAGATTAATATGGCTGAAGAGTTGTTGCCCTATCGCGTGGAAGATTTTGATGATCCGAGCCGCATTCGCGATTTGTGCCTGAATGTATTTGCTAAAGTCAGGGAAAAGAAAAACAGGGGACGAATTGTCAATTTCGATCCGCAACTGGTAAAAGGCAACCGTTATATCGTTCGGCTCGGAAGAGGTTCTCTTGGAGGCAAGGGACGTGGTTTGGCTTTCATCAGCAACCTGATCGAAAACCTCGATTTGAAAAAGCTGATTCCGGGAATCAATATCCGTCTTCCCGCTACCGCGATAATTGGCGCAATCGAGTTTGACAAGTTTCTGGAATTGAACAATCTATATCATGTAGCGTACCATCATCACGATTACAATGTCATTCGGGAAAAGTTCCTGGAAGCCGAATTGAGCATGACATTGAAAGAGCGGCTGTTCCAGTACATCAAACGAATGGACCGGCCGTTAGCCATCCGTTCCAGCGGCTTATTCGAGGACTCATTGTTGCGGCCGTTTTCGGGAGTTTATTCCACTTACCTGATTCCGAATAATCATCCGGATGTGGATGTTCGTTTTGAGCAACTGATGACAGCTGTGAAGCTGGTCTATTCATCCATCTTCACACCCGATGCGATTTCATACTTCGAAGCCATCAATTACAAAATCGAAGAGGAGAAAATGGCGGTTATCATCCAGGAAGTGGTGGGGCACGAGCGCAATGAAAAGTTTTACCCGACCATCAGTGGAGTGGCTCAATCGTTTAATTACTATCCTTACTCTTACATGGAGCCGGAGGATGGTTTCGCGGTAGCTGGTATTGGTTTGGGAATGCTGGTCGTCGGAGGGGAGAAAGCCTTCCGGTTTTGTCCAAAATATCCAAACCTGAATAACAGTTCGGTTCATGACATGGTCCGGGATTCGCAGCGCGAGTTCTACGCCATCGATATGACCCGCGACTCATTTGATCTGACCCGGGACGGCGAAGACGCGGCGATTACGCAGTATAGAATGGTGGAAGCTGAAAAAGATGGCGTTTTGACGCACTGTGCTTCGACGTATGACATGGAAAATGATTACCTGATTCCGGGGATTGATCAAAAAGGACCGCGGGTGATCGATTTCGCCAATATTTTGAAGTACGATCACCTCCCGCTTTCCGATACACTTCAGCTGCTGCTTAATCTTTTTAAACAGGCCATGGGGTCACCGGTCGAGCTGGAATATTCCATGGAACTGGAGAATGGTGAATATGGTCTGCCAACTTTCTATTTGCTGCAAATAAAACCGCTCATTCGTCAGGAGGAAGAAATCACGATCGATTTGGGAGCCATGGATGAAGAGAATACGTTGATGGTTTCCCACAGGGGGATGGGACACGGCCGGATTGAAGAGATACATGACGTGGTTTACGTCGATACCGATACTTTCGACCGGACGGAAACGAGAGCGATAGCCAAAGAAATTCAGGAAGTGAATAACCGTTTGGGAAAAGAAGGGAAGAAGTTTGTCCTGATTGGTCCAGGCCGCTGGGGAACACGCGACCCTTACACGGGTATTCCGGTCATTTGGGCCAACATCAACAATGCGCGGGTAATAATCGAAATGGGATTGCCCGATTTCCCGCTGGATGCTTCATTGGGCTCGCATTTTTTCCACAATGTTACCTCAATGAATGTGGGCTATTTCTCGGTTCCCCATAAAACAAAGGAGAACTTTTTGAATCTTGATATTCTGAAAAAGCAGGAAGTGATTTGGGAAAGTAATTTCGTCAAACACGTTCGTTTTAAAAATGAGTTGGAAATCCTGATGAACGGCCGGGAACGAACGGCCATCATCCGGTTCAAGGAATAG